TGTGTCGCTCCATAGCTGTTAAACCACTCTCTCAACTTCAGTATGTTTGGCGCTGGTTGGGAATTGGTCAAGCCACAACTGTAACTTGGCAATTGGAATCCACTGAACAAGGAACGCGGGTAACAGTCATTGAGGAAGCCCTCAACCCGCCGTGGGATTGGCAAACCTGGAATGGAGGAGGTTGGCCTGGTATTCTCGACCAGTTAGCTGCCTATTTGCGAACAAAAATGGAGTGGCGTTGGCCTTGGCGACGCATGGGTCCCTACGTACAAATAGAATTGCCAGCACCTGTCTATCCTGCCTGGGATAGACTTTTTAACCCAGCAAGTTTGAAGTACTGGCTACTTGTTATGCAAGGACACATTATACCAGAGCAGTCATTAACTATTTTAATGGGAGATGCCAGTGGCACAGTCCAAATGACGGTGCATGAAGTGATTCAGCCCGGACAAACTCCCCCTTCATTTCTGCCCTCAATCAACTTCTCGCTGAGCAGACCTGCTTGGAACAGTTCTGTGGGAGGAAGATGTTGGCTGGAACCCGCAGGGTGGGGACGCAGTTTGTTTCAAGTATTTCATTATGGCTGGGAAAACTTGCCAGCCGGATTGCAATTCTCAGAAAGGAAGATTCTAACTCGTTTTTGGGCAGATGCAATACAGCGTGCTGGCTTAATGTTTA
This genomic interval from Scytonema hofmannii PCC 7110 contains the following:
- a CDS encoding SRPBCC family protein; the encoded protein is MTLTNGSDQSTGTVASNELNVLNFPSLENVDEKIPRLFAPEAQTIVRDRWERLVTSIDIPATAEDVWRALTDPDKLKLWLAVCHGSLEQLHSDCVLDFEDGEFFLCRSIAVKPLSQLQYVWRWLGIGQATTVTWQLESTEQGTRVTVIEEALNPPWDWQTWNGGGWPGILDQLAAYLRTKMEWRWPWRRMGPYVQIELPAPVYPAWDRLFNPASLKYWLLVMQGHIIPEQSLTILMGDASGTVQMTVHEVIQPGQTPPSFLPSINFSLSRPAWNSSVGGRCWLEPAGWGRSLFQVFHYGWENLPAGLQFSERKILTRFWADAIQRAGLMFRPQEIPGGPHNWS